The nucleotide window TATGCTTTTGTGTTAACTAGTGGGATTACCTATACAAAACTCAGTAGTGGGAAATGATCCATGTGGCGGACCCCAAATGCTTGGGACATGATGGCTTGTTGTTCTACAAATTTAATTTTACATTAATATAGTTTGTCCATGAATTTTGTCATTATGATCAATCCTTTTTGGACAATTTTCCTGATCCAGTTTCTGAATTTGTATTGCCATGTGCATttgttcttctgcatcttttgctGTCCCTTTGTATTGTATCAAGTTCCGTGTTAGACTGTTGGTATGCTTTGCTTTAAAACTTTTACTCCATGAAAATATACTTTGCTTTAAGACTTTTACTCCATGAAAATGTATGTCGTCCTTGTTGGTTTGCATAGTATATCGACTGTCCTTTCGGTTCTATATTGATAGCATGATTGATTTTGAGAATACGATAATTTTTATCTTGGTATTGAGTTATTATATtgaaaaattctttttttttatttccttaatCAGGCAATTGATTTTCTGACTGTTTCGACATTTTTATTGGAAGTATTGCCTTCAGTGGACTCGTCACCTGTACAAAGTAAGTGATTTTTGTATTTCCATCGGTGAAGATTTATAATTGTACGTGCTGCTGTTGGCTTTTCATTGATTAAATTTGGGATGATTTTGTTGTAATTCTTCTCATGTTCAAAGTATCAAATTATGCTAAGCAACTCAACATAATATCATaattccatgaatcatatttTGCACTTCACAATTTATTTCATGAATAATTATGGTTCTCTTACAGTCATTAGATAGACTTCTGATTTATTCTTAGGGCAAATAATTTTTTTGTGTTTCCAAGTGGCCTGAGCTAAATCCTGACTGAGCCAAGCCCGTGAGACCGAAAATCTGTGAAGCTGACCATGCCCACTGACATCTACTGAACATTCTACATTTTGAGGATTCTATGGATTGCATAGTGAAAGTCACGTTTATCTTGTGGAAATATTTCTTTGCAAATAGAATATAGTTATTGTGATATGTAGTTGTCTAGGACGTGCTATTATTTCAACAGCATAAAGGAAACAACCTGTACTAGAAAGTTTCTTCTATctaaattaaaaatgaatgattaATCTGGAATGAAGGGCTTTTTTAAATGACTTGGAGATGTTTAGTGAATGATCTAAATCATCTATATTTTGTCGTTTGTTGATGCCATTTTAATACAATATTAGGAATCCTATTTCTGTTGCTGCATAGATGTCAAATACGATAATTTTTGGGTCTATTGGTTTTGGACTTGAAAGCAAGCATTAGATAGCTTTAGAGTGATATTTGCAGGGAGATCCAAATAAAAACACTAGCAAAGGCTACCATGTCGTTCCACTGGTACATGCCATGCTCTAAGTACTGTACTGGCTACGTGGGCTCTCTTTTGCTGATTAATTTGTCGTCCATGTTATTTAGAGGATCAAGACTCATGATCTTCAAGGAAAGGCTAATCAGTGTACTTGTAGTGCTTTTTAATGgccaattttgatagattaatgTTGCTGTCAAGCTTTGTTATGGCATTTACTGCTTTATTGTTTCTTATCACCTTCTTTTTACTTCTTTTTGCTTGCAACAACTGATATCTGCAAGGAATATTCAGAACCAGTTGATGATGAATTAACAATGGATGATGAAGTTCTAAGTCCAGATTTACAGAAGCAGATATCCAGTTCAATAGATTCATGCCTTTTACAGCATTTGGTAGGCAAATCTTGTGATCATGTCTCGTGAAAGCACCCTCTCTGAACCCATTCTTCTTGGCATATATGGCTAATTATATCTTTCTGAAGCTGAGACTGATGTGTTATTCAGGTGAATGCTTTGTTAAAAGCTACATGTCCAACTGGTTATTCTGATAAGACTTGGCCATCTAATATAGAAGTGGAAGCAATAAGTGCTGTTTGCACTTTTCTTCATGTTACATTCTGTACGCTGCCTCATGAACTCATCATGACCCTACTAGCCTACAGAACTGAGCTTCTTCCTGCTCTTTGGAATTATATAAAGAGATGCCATGAGAATCAAAGATGGTCATTCTCTTCTAAGCTCACAGCGCATATACCTGGAGATACTCCAGGTTGGCTGTTGCCTCTGGCAGTTTTTTGCCCTTTGTACAAGTAAGGCTGTTGATTGTATTTATGGTGACACAttcgataaatattttttaagttcatttgtgTTTATGCTATTTCTTTATCATCATAACTAGCAAGTTCTTTTTGTTACTAACTCTTGTGTTCTTTAGGCACATGCTAAAGTTTGTTGATACTGAAGAATTCTATGAGCAGGAAACACCAGTTAAAATAAAGGATATTCCATCTTTGGTTATCATTATAAAGCAGGTATTTTCTGCCGTTAATTTAACACACCACTTCTATTTTTGCTGTTTTGTTTGTTGGGAACTACATAACACATTACATTTTATGTTTAAAATTACCATTTATGTTGTACTGTTGCACTTGATCCCTGTGAGACCATAACACTTCGGTATTAATGTTGGCATGATTTATTTCGACAGGCCTTATGGCAGCTCCTATGGACAATAAATGGGCACGTGTCGTCTCAAAATTCATCTAGATCTCTTCCAGGTGACAAGAAGCTGTCTGTGGAACTAATTAACCGTAAAGCCAGGGTTGCAATGTCTGAGCTTCTGAGCcaggttttttttgttttattttgaatttttgtACAATAATAATCTTTATTTCATGATGGAAGATTTGTGTTGGTTGTCTAAACAGAGATTATTTtgtaatatattattttcttttgattttaaatgtaATGCAGTTGCAAGACTGGAACAGTAGAAGGCAGTTCATGTCTGCTGACGATTTCCATCTTCAAGAAGCAAGGAGTAAAACTTTTGTTTCTCAGGTGAGTTTTTTTGTCTCTTTTCCTAGTTTCCTTTTCCCTTTCTCTTTGGAAGCTTGATTCACACAGTTCTTTCTTTCACCAGGCCTTACTTGGAAATACTCGAGCGTCTGATATATTAAAACAAGCTCCATTCTTAGTGCCATTTACAAGCAGGGTCGAAATTTTCACTGTATGTCTATAAATGCTAAAACACTTCTGTTTTACCTATTAAATTTGGAAGTTGCTAAGGATTTTTCATTAATAACTTATTCACTGGATTGCATGAAATCGCAACTTAATAGAGTTGCATGCAAACTGTTGATATCGATGACCTGAATTAGACAactttgataaattttttatttctaattcAAATTCATCTCGTGCCTCAGTCAGAGTTAGTGGCTTCTAGACAAAGAAGTGGAGCTCATCCTGGTTTAACTAGACTCACTTTCAAAATAAGAAGAAATCGAGTACTTGAAGATGCTTTCGAGCAGCTGAGTACATTATCTGAGGATGATCTTAGAGGACCAGTATGTTGCTTACAACTTATAACTTATTTGATGAGACAATGGAATGTCAATGCAGTAGTTGAATAACTCAATGAATTTGATTCTCTTGAAATTTGTTGATGCCTGCAGATTCGGATATCTTTTGTTAATGAATTTGGAGTTGAGGAGCCTGGGGTTGATGGTGGTGGAATTTTTAAAGATTTTATGGAGAACATAATCCAGGCTGCTTTTGATGTCCAGTTTGGGCTATTCAAGGTTTGTGGTCTAGTTTTGCACCTCTTTGTTGTCAGTAATATTTCTTTTAGTCTTTCTTCTTTACAAAGGTAATGCATGACAATAATATCAAAAACATGCTAATAACTGATTTGCCACTTCTTGATCGAGAATAGCTGGATATTAAAATGGTGAAGCTGGTAGTTGAGCTAGATTATAAAGATAAATTTGGACTACAGGAGTATGGTGATCTTGAATGGTTCTTATGTGAACTTTGCAATGTTCAGAATATGGCAACAATGTTGCTTTTAGATACATAACTTTTGCCCATACATTAATTGACAACGAAagaaactaaaaatattatatgcaATATGTGAATTGGCGTTAGGAAGAGAACCAATAAATTGGTAACTAAATGAGGATTACGACTTGCTTTTCTAGATCTTTTGCATCATGTTAACATTTCTTGATGGGTTAAAGCTTCAACTAAAATACACATCTTATTGTGAGAGTGGGGGCACAACAGATTTGTATTCTTTGTCTTGGTGCTTTTCTCATTTTGTGTTTTCCATTCCTCTTGTAATCTGTTTTAGGAAACACCCGATCATCTTCTGTACCCGAATCCTGGATCAGCATCAGTTCACAAACAACATCTTCAGTTTTTCCATTTTCTTGGGACTCTTCTCgggaaggtactttcattatgtttTCCTGCCCCTTTTTTGCATCTTGTAGAAGTTCGTTCAGTATTTATGTGCCTCTTTGTGTTTGCTTTTTGCTGCATCTGTCATCTTGCATTTTCTGAAATGAAATTGtggtttagttttttttttttcttttaatacctCTCTCATGACAGCATTTTACTATGACAGATGGAATGTTGCCTGCTTGCCATCTATCCATATCTTTTCTAGCACTTCAGCAttctgttttatgttaatgggtaAACTGTGAGATGCAGATTCTAGAAAATCGATAAACCATGTCCAACTTGTCCTGGAGAAGTACATACATTTTGTGTAATACATAAATATGTTAAATTTctgaagaaaattttaattattatgcttaatttttcaaATGATTGGTTCCTTTATACTTGAAAAAGTTAAAATTTGTGTTTGAACTTAgcttttatgattttttactaTTTTGACTTGTGATAATATTACGACAACAGCAACAAATCACAACGTTCCAATTATGGATCAAATTCTCGATCTAATATTGATATTGCTATTGATTGGTGGTTGGAGCCGTATGGTACTGATACGTGGTGGCATACTGACTCTTGGCATGAGTTGGTACCATCAATACCAAACCCTCACCTACGGGAAACAGATAATAGGGAAGGAGGTGGTGAAGGAGATGGTCACATACTGATGGGAGAATGTCAGATGGAGAGAGACTCTTAATGGAGAGAGGAaatagagaagcagaagaagaaataACACAAACAAAGATGTGGCAACTGtaagaaattagaaaaaaatgatACTTGTACATGTCTACTTACTGGCCAATGTGTTTGATACAGCGATTTTACTGAACGGTACAACACTTATCAAATTGAACCAGGCTAAATGTCATGTTTGCGGCTCAGTTGGTTGTCAGACGTGTAAGTACCGGTCTGTATCTATCAGTATGGGTTACATTTTCATTCATGGTCCCTGTAGTTGAGGGCCAGCTACATAGATCCTTTTCAGCAATTGTTCTGTGTGTTGGGAGAAATTTTGATGGTATGACTACaataaaaattttcaatttgATATACATGCTATCATGATTTGATTGTTGCTCCAACTTTTTTGATAATTGATATATTGAATACTTTGGGGCATTTCGGGTTATCTATGATTGATCTTGGGTGCGATTGGCTGATTGGGTTGGCAGCGACAAATTCTTAAAACCATGTATACCCTTTTTTTTCGTTTACAACCTTTTATTTAAGGCGAATTTGGCTTGTTGTTTATTGACCTGCTTAACCACTAGTAATTCATGGTCATGCCACTTACCCATTGTCAGCTCGTTTCCAGTGACAGTGACCTTACCAGGGCCTCCCAGTTGGTTGGGGTGGCCAACAGATAGTCAACCTTGCCAGGAGAGGAGTGTCCACAGCCACAGGCCACATTTTGTTGTCTATTTAAGCGACCACATGCAACCAGTTGCAGTTGTCCCCTGCTGGTTGGTGCAGCTAAAAAACTGGAATCTGCATCACCAGGGAACAGGTGGTGGCTGCAGGTTGCAACGGGCAAAGCCATTGACACCATGGCTTGTTAGCAGTGGCCATTGCTGTGAGCCGACACCTCCACCTGCTGGTGGTAGCTGACAACTCTGGTAGATTGGTGCCGCCAACCTCACGAGTGTTGTTGCTGATCAACTTGAGTGACCAGGGACCATATGTGACTAACCCTGTAAACTGGGAAACACTTTTTGTGTGTAGTGAAGATTTTTGAAGGAATTTATTTCCTGGACAgtgaattttttatttaaaaaaagatcCAACAATatcaataaggtttagaacctagattCTACATTTTGGGTGTTGGACCCATTGGCCCATGAATGGAAGGTCTAGTCTGTGCCGGCATACCAACGCACGACATTGGCATGCACCGCAGTGCAAGAGAGGAGGAAAGGGGGAAAGTAGGAGAAGATAAGGAGGTGGACAAGAAGAGGAAGGCAGGAAGCAGTGATGACGGAGGAGGAAGGAGATAGGAGTCCCAAACGGAGGTGGCTGTCTGTGCGACACGTACAGTGTGCAGGTGTTGGCGTATGGCATTTGGATTGTTTATCAATTGGAACATTGTGCTGATTTTCCAGTTGCTGATGGCGTGGTTTTAAAGTTCCACCACGAGACATGTGCATTGAACAACTTTGAGAGGGTATTGATGAAATTTTCAACTTTAGAAGGTTTCTATAAAATTAGGGGTTCTGTTGCTCTGCTACTAGCTTTTTATCATATTATTGGGTATTCTTATCTAAGAATTTAAACATTAGTTTGTTATTTGTTATGTCTATCTATCAGTATATTTGGTGGTATGCTGACCTGTACCATCTGGTATTatttgaaaaaggaaaaagaaataccAATTGGTACTGGTAATATCGCCTGGTACTGCTCCATACCAACTGTTATTTGAAaccataattattattattatttttttttttagcatcAGTCAGTTTCCAAAATTCCTTACAGTGATCTGTATATGCCTGCTCTGTAAACCtcatgaacttcttttctatagGCTATGTATGAGGGCATCCTTGTGGACATACCATTTGCAACATTCTTCCTTAGCAAATTGAAAGAGAAGTAAGGTTTCAAAACCCTTATTTTACTAGTTCATCTTCTGTTTTCCTGGGGAAATTGTGGTTTTGCAAGAATGAGTTGAATTTTGTTTTATTCATAATTTGTTTTAGAAATTTCCTTCATTGTTGGGCATTTGAGGTATAATGCTATATTGTTGGTGTTCACCTGATGTAGTCTCCCATGTTATAGTACTGAAAATATACGATACATAAAGTAGAATCTTTCTTAACAATCTTATTCAAATATTACTCTCAAAATTGATTATGAAAATTATTTCAAGAAAAAGCTTATGAAAATCTGATGAAGTCGTATACTTTGTTTACTTTAGTTAGTGATATGATTGCTTATGATACTTGTGTTCACTTGGTGTTCACCTGATGTAGTCTCCCATGTTGGTTgtctattattttttatcaagatTTCTTGTATTTGATTATTACTTCGTATATGACTAATGCTAATCTCCTGGCAATTAGGAGCAACTTTTTGCATGACTTGCCTTCACTAGATCCAGAGTTGTATCGGCACCTTCTCTTTTTAAAGGTGAAGGTTTTACTATTGTTTCCTTTTACTTTTGTTAAGTATGTAACTATTACCTCTACGATACATCATATTTTAAATTCTGTTAAGTATGCAACTATTACCTCtaagattcatcattttaataaaTTGTGGTGTTCATATAATTAACGATGTTAAATTTTCATCttttgaactgagatctgatcaaGGAAGGTTATGAAGAAAGTGAGAATATTGGTTACAAATAATTTCGGTGTGATGCCTTAGAAATCCAATATATTGTTGTCTTAACTTCAATATATCTAGATGTCAACACAGATATTCTTTATCGAAGATCTGATATGTATACAATTTAAAGTTTCAAGTACTGGATGGATTGATTGGTCCTGTATGGGACCCATATAGCTTAGAACTGGTTGTTTCTACAGCCTTGCTGTTTTTGATATACCATCTATGTAATAGAATTCAAggcatttaaatttatgaaaacaTCTTAAAACATATTGAAACTCATTCATGAATCAGGTCCTGTTTGAGATGAGTTCATGTAGAACTTTTGGAAAGTTATGTGTGCTATATGTTATCTTCAGTTATATGGTCATGCTGCAAAAGGACTTTAGGCAAAGTATCCTAAATTGAAGCTATTTAGCTTGTTCCTTGCCAACACATAGCAGTTGTTAATTATATAGGCTTACTTTTTTGTACTTTAGTTTTTGCCGATGCTTCCCTCATGTTTGCAAATTTGGGGTTTATGTGTGCAGCATTATAAAGGTGATGTTTCAGAGTTGGAACTGTATTTTGTTGCTGTAAACAATGAATATGGTGATCAAACAGAAGAGGAGCTAATCCCTGGTGGAAAAGATCTGCGTGTTACCAAGGACAACGCTATTGCCTTCATTCATCTTGTTGCAAATTATCGCCTAAATTATCAGGTTCTACTCATTCCATTCCTCGGCTGATTTAGAGGATTTTGGTATGGAACTTTACCTTTTTAATGTGCAGATTCGCACTCAAAGCTTGCATTTTTTACGAGGATTCCAACAACTTGTACAAAAGGAATGGATTGAAATGTTCAATGAACATGAAATTCAGGTACATCATTAACCTAAAGCATTTTACAGTACATTATTGTTGCTACATTTTTGTTTGAATTATTTAATGTGGTTTGTTTTGAGTACAAGCATAGTTAAAATCTCTTGTTTGACAATCTACGTTGGTAAAATCAAGCTAGTGAATTCAATCAGAAGAGGAATCTTATACATTGACTTGGTGTTCTTTCAGCTTTTTATATCAGGGTCGCTTGAAAGCATGAATGTGGATGATCTGCGTTCAAATACCCAGTATACCGGTGGATATCATCATGTAAGATTTTAGTTGATCCAAGATGATATGATTTTTGATCGGAAAAAGAAAATTGCAATTACAGTACACTCTGATGCATTATCATAGACACACCTATAACATTCATGTTGGGTATCTTTGCAGGAACATCAAGTCATTGAGATGTTCTGGGAAGTACTCGAAAGCTTTTCTTTGGAGTATCAGAAGAAATTTCTTAAGTGAGTTTTCCCTTATATTGtgcaattacatatatatatatatatatatatatatatatatatatatatatatatatatatatatataattcttcaaCATATGTTCTGTAGGTCATTTTGCATACCGGTCAAAAAATGTAAATGGAaggatggagaaaaaaaaaatttatatttcatcATTACTGCTTCTGGAAACTGattgaaacaaaaagaacatgttgtgTAATTTTTCAGGTTCGTAACTGGATGTTCTAGAGGTCCACTTCTCGGTTTCAAGTACCTTGAACCGAAATTCTGCATACAAAGGTCTGTTCTagtttttcattctttttttcttttcttttttgttcttttttcaacTGTTCATATTCATTTGGTACGTGGTGATTGATGCTTTTGCTGATTTGTAGGGCTGCTCCCTTGGATGTCACCCAAGAGTATCTTGATCGCTTACCAACGTCAGCCACTTGCATGAATCTGCTGAAGTTACCACCATATCCAAGGTCTTCTTTATAACTTTGCCTATGCAGATCCATCTcagagaaattctattttttaAAGTTCATATTAGAAACTCTTTTGCTTAGATAGTGTTTGATGATATCAATATCAATTTGGCTAACGTTCTCTTTTGCTCACGTGTCTGGTGGTGTTCAGTAAAGATCAAATGCGAACCAAATTGATCTACTCTATAAGTGCAGATGCCGGTTTTGATTTGAGTTGATGAACGATCCCTGCTGCCTGCACAGTTGTAGaatggaagaggaggcagaatCTGTAAATAGATGGTTGTGAGTAGCCTGCACAGTTGTATAGACGTACCCTCCTCCCCCGGGCTTGCACACAGAATTTGTTACATAACAACCAAGTGGAAATGGTCAAACATCTGTGTCCGTTACGAGTCCATTACATGCAGCATGTAAATTTGAtagtcacccaccccccccccccccgtatcATATTCCGCCAGTTAGAAATTTTGCTGAACTGAACAAATTATTAACCTAAAATGGAGAATAATTAATTATAGTGATCATTTTAtctgcaaagaaaagaaaaggccaGTGGGTGTAGTCACCATGGACGATGACAAAATGTTAGTGTACGTGTAGTCATCTCAGGTAGACCACCTGAACATAAGATCGTAAAATTAGATGGATTATGTTCGTTAGTGTCAAAAAAAACACTTTTTTTGTTTGATCAATTCAAATAGCAAACAGCTGACAAACACAACAAGTACATCAATATAAAGCCCGAATCCCATGGTGAGAAACTAGAAGAGAGaatatgtaaattttttaattcaaatccttaccttattttttttctaaaatattttttttttctccatcacCAATCTATATGCATCTACACTACAAGCTGGAAGAACGTAAGGACGTCAACTTCAGTCGACTTGCATTCTAGTTTAAAACGACAGCTGTTAAATGCAATAACTCTATGATGCAAATACtttgagaagtgatgactaaaatCAGCCAAAGGTCAGCAAAAATATCCTAGTCCTCATAGTTTCCAGATAATAGATTTAACATATAAATATGCATTAGAACACAATGTTTATGTACTTGCAACAGGGGAATCAGAAAGCAGAAGCTTATTTGACATAGGTTAGATCCCATCAGCTCTCTTAGACAATTTTGACAGTAGAATGGCTTTTCCCTCATATATTCAGTGCCGTTTTAGAGGGTCAATAAGAATCTCACTTTAgtcgtgttttttttttttttttttttttttttttttttttgtttcctgaGGGGCATGAAGTTAAGATTCTAAGCAAATGCTAGCACAGATAGGGACATAGCAAAAGATCAATTGAATCCAGATCAAGTCAATTTGAACTGTGCCATTATTTATAATGCTCACcataggcaaaaaaaaaaaaaacgagttTCTTAAGTTTTTGAGCCTCTAAGAACCAAATCTTCAAAACCAGATGTCCAAACTTATATATTAAATAAGCCTCTTCAAGGCATACAAAAGACGAGGTCTCTTTCACATCCAAATGTAGTTGTTCTACGTATTATTTTCTGTCAGAACTTAGTAATATATGACACACCAACTATGGACTTGAATGGACAACTTTCATCAGGAAATGTATCAAAACTAATCTTATATTGGAACAATGCAGATTGTGAGAATTGACGAGTCACATATATGGCCCACCGTTTCCATTTTTTGCTGAACCAATTTTGGTTGAAAGGAACAAAAGACAAGATCAAAGCAAAATCAGTCAATCAGTACTGCCCAAGGTTGGCTGAAAGCATCTGGGAACTAACCAAGTTGGTAGAAGCAAATCGGGTCCAAGCAAAATTAGCTAAAACCAGCAAAAATTGGCCAAACATGATAATATCAGCTGACAAATGGTTTGAATAAGTTCACGGTTCCAATCAAACCTCACTGGTTCCCTTTTGCTGATGTTTAAAGGGTTGTAATATCTGTTTATAGGCCTGTATTGATTGACAAATTCTAAAAGTTCACAAAAGGCCTCTTCGAAATCAAAACAAAATCAAGCCAATCAGCACTGGACAAGGTTTGCTGAAAGCAACTAGGACCAAACCAAGTTGGTTGAAGCAAATTAGGTCCAAACGAAATTAGCTAAAAGCAGCTGATATTGCTCgaaaaaaagataaatcagcTGAAAACAGTTCAAATAAGTTCCAAGTGGTTCATCCGATTCATTGTGCTAGTCTTCTAAAAGTTATGGCATCCATTCATAGGCATGGTAATTCTAACTGGGTCGATTGataattctgaagttttgagcaaATAATTAGTCCGTTGAAGACCGAAACAAAGTCATCCAATAAGTACTGGGCAAATTTTGTTGAAAGCAAAGCCAAGAGTTATGGCAACTATTTAGCAGCCTGAATATTTTTATTGGATTGATTGACAATTGGCCAAGTTGAATTTGGGTAATACATTTTTAACGATCTTAAGAGTTTTAAATATTTTCATTGTCATGTTAGTGGCTGTTTTACAAGGTCAACCAGAAGTCCCACATGAGTTGCTTGTGCTTTTATTTTTATGTACTACTTAACACATATCAGATTGGAGTCATTATGAAAACTATTAACACTTGGTATTAGGATCAAAGCCTATCTAAAAACTATTAATACATATCAGATTGGAGTCATTATGAAAACAAGTTTTGGATGATCTTACGCAAGATCACTTAAGTTTACGAAATTTCCTGTTACTTAAAACTATTAACATTTGGTATTAGGATCAAAGCCTATCTAAAACCAGTTCACATGAGATATATATGTGACCAAGAATAACTAGCATCCAATTCTCTCCCTTATTATACTAACCCACTAGCTTTCATTTGCATTTGGCTCCTCAACCACAGATTACCATGTAATGGATACATTAAGTGGCATGCATTCTAACAAAACCTAGTTATACATCACATAAATTCAAGTCTAGACTAATTATGAATCCATAATTCTTGTTGTAGAACCCAATTCTATGATCTGTTTGATGTGAACTTCTGACCACTTTATTAGTCCATTCTAAACTTATCTAAAATCTTTATTTGGAGAATAACCAACAGCCTCTAGGTAGCTCATAAAAGGACATTCCAACCTTAAAGAAACATGACATGAAACATCAGCATTAAAGTACATTTTAACAGGACAATCTAACTTGAAGAATAGCAAATTTCTTGATGTAAATATTACATCTTAGAAGCGAtctttgatcctaacaaattaaaGCTACACTGATGAAGAAAATAGCCAAAAATTTTGAACATAGACTCGGAAACATTTCTCCTTAAAACCTCCATGAGGCCTTGATAACTTAAAGAGATCTACTCTATCAATGACAATGACAAGATAAAGTTGAAGTCAGCATGAATTCTAGCATTTAATCTGACAGGCAACAGCGCACCTCCTTAGTTATTTGCAGAACGTGCTTATGTTCACGAAAACAAAATGTTATATAGAAATCCTGAAAATCTCCTGCGTTTATTTAAAGGAAGCAGCACAACCTTCTTGCTTTTGGTTTGAGATTTTAGGGTTCTTT belongs to Musa acuminata AAA Group cultivar baxijiao chromosome BXJ3-5, Cavendish_Baxijiao_AAA, whole genome shotgun sequence and includes:
- the LOC103986269 gene encoding E3 ubiquitin-protein ligase UPL6 isoform X3, producing the protein MLEQDVKSPELHVSASALEHVLISLVSHVGQQPCQCSNADPRWSFSLQILSIPFLWHHLPFFKEGLGRYYIHQMANFLPSHAGVLPDDILQEYPGHACLLGNLLEVAGVVLSDPSSTYHTAIDFLTVSTFLLEVLPSVDSSPVQKPVDDELTMDDEVLSPDLQKQISSSIDSCLLQHLVNALLKATCPTGYSDKTWPSNIEVEAISAVCTFLHVTFCTLPHELIMTLLAYRTELLPALWNYIKRCHENQRWSFSSKLTAHIPGDTPGWLLPLAVFCPLYKHMLKFVDTEEFYEQETPVKIKDIPSLVIIIKQALWQLLWTINGHVSSQNSSRSLPGDKKLSVELINRKARVAMSELLSQLQDWNSRRQFMSADDFHLQEARSKTFVSQALLGNTRASDILKQAPFLVPFTSRVEIFTSELVASRQRSGAHPGLTRLTFKIRRNRVLEDAFEQLSTLSEDDLRGPIRISFVNEFGVEEPGVDGGGIFKDFMENIIQAAFDVQFGLFKETPDHLLYPNPGSASVHKQHLQFFHFLGTLLGKAMYEGILVDIPFATFFLSKLKEKSNFLHDLPSLDPELYRHLLFLKHYKGDVSELELYFVAVNNEYGDQTEEELIPGGKDLRVTKDNAIAFIHLVANYRLNYQIRTQSLHFLRGFQQLVQKEWIEMFNEHEIQLFISGSLESMNVDDLRSNTQYTGGYHHEHQVIEMFWEVLESFSLEYQKKFLKFVTGCSRGPLLGFKYLEPKFCIQRAAPLDVTQEYLDRLPTSATCMNLLKLPPYPSKDQMRTKLIYSISADAGFDLS